The following are encoded in a window of Acinonyx jubatus isolate Ajub_Pintada_27869175 chromosome D4, VMU_Ajub_asm_v1.0, whole genome shotgun sequence genomic DNA:
- the BRD3OS gene encoding putative uncharacterized protein BRD3OS produces MSGRVPLAEKALSESYARLRYRDTSLLIWQQQQQKLASVPPGTYLSRSRSMWYSQYGNEAILVRDRNKLEVSRDTGQSKFCTVM; encoded by the coding sequence ATGAGTGGCCGCGTGCCGCTGGCGGAGAAGGCCCTGTCTGAGAGCTATGCCCGGCTCCGGTACCGGGACACCTCCTTGCTCatctggcagcagcagcagcagaaactGGCATCCGTGCCCCCTGGGACATACCTGAGCAGGAGCCGAAGCATGTGGTACTCCCAGTACGGAAACGAGGCCATCCTGGTCCGGGACAGAAACAAGCTTGAGGTCTCCCGGGACACGGGCCAGTCCAAGTTTTGTACGGTCATGTAA